Proteins encoded within one genomic window of Pongo pygmaeus isolate AG05252 chromosome 6, NHGRI_mPonPyg2-v2.0_pri, whole genome shotgun sequence:
- the INSIG1 gene encoding insulin-induced gene 1 protein isoform X1 — MPRLHDHFWSCSCAHSARRRGHPRASAAGLAAKVGEMINASVSGPSLLAAHGAPDADPASRGHSAAMSGPEPGGPYPNTWHHRLVQRSLVLFSVGVVLALVLNLLQIQRNVTLFPEEVIATIFSSAWWVPPCCGTAAAVVGLLYPCIDSHLGEPHKFKREWASVMRCIAVFVGINHASAKLDFANNVQLSLTLAALSLGLWWTFDRSRSGLGLGITIAFLATLITQFLVYNGVYQYTSPDFLYIRSWLPCIFFSGGVTVGNIGRQLAMVSEMIILSSKTCVSLP, encoded by the exons ATGCCCAGATTGCACGACCACTTCTGGAGCTGCTCCTGTGCGCACAGCGCGAGGCGCCGAGGCCACCCGCGAGCCAGCGCCGCGGGGCTGGCGGCCAAGGTTGGGGAGATGATCAACGCTTCCGTGTCCGGGCCCTCCCTGCTGGCGGCCCACGGTGCCCCGGACGCTGACCCCGCGTCCAGGGGCCACAGTGCTGCGATGAGCGGCCCCGAGCCCGGCGGCCCGTACCCCAACACCTGGCATCATCGCCTGGTGCAGAGGAGCCTCGTGCTCTTCTCGGTTGGGGTGGTCCTAGCCCTGGTGCTCAACCTGCTGCAGATCCAGAGGAATGTCACTCTCTTCCCCGAGGAGGTGATCGCCACCATCTTTTCCTCCGCCTGGTGGGTCCCTCCCTGCTGCGGGACAGCAGCTG CTGTTGTTGGCCTACTGTACCCCTGTATCGACAGTCATCTCGGAGAACCCCACAAATTTAAGAGAGAATGGGCCAGTGTCATGCGCTGCATAGCAGTTTTTGTTGGCATTAACCACGCCAGTGCT AAATTGGATTTTGCCAATAATGTCCAGCTGTCCCTGACTTTAGCAGCCCTATCTTTGGGCCTTTGGTGGACATTTGATCGTTCCAGAAGTGGCCTTGGGCTGGGGATCACCATAGCTTTTCTAGCTACGCTGATCACGCAGTTTCTCGTGTATAATGGTGTCTATCA GTATACATCCCCAGATTTCCTCTATATTCGTTCTTGGCTCCCTTGTATATTTTTCTCAGGAGGTGTCACAGTGGGGAACATAGGACGACAGTTAGCTATGGTAAGTGAAATGATCATATTATCTTCTAAAACTTGCGTCTCTTTACCTTGA
- the INSIG1 gene encoding insulin-induced gene 1 protein isoform X2 gives MPRLHDHFWSCSCAHSARRRGHPRASAAGLAAKVGEMINASVSGPSLLAAHGAPDADPASRGHSAAMSGPEPGGPYPNTWHHRLVQRSLVLFSVGVVLALVLNLLQIQRNVTLFPEEVIATIFSSAWWVPPCCGTAAAVVGLLYPCIDSHLGEPHKFKREWASVMRCIAVFVGINHASAKLDFANNVQLSLTLAALSLGLWWTFDRSRSGLGLGITIAFLATLITQFLVYNGVYQYTSPDFLYIRSWLPCIFFSGGVTVGNIGRQLAMGVPEKPHSD, from the exons ATGCCCAGATTGCACGACCACTTCTGGAGCTGCTCCTGTGCGCACAGCGCGAGGCGCCGAGGCCACCCGCGAGCCAGCGCCGCGGGGCTGGCGGCCAAGGTTGGGGAGATGATCAACGCTTCCGTGTCCGGGCCCTCCCTGCTGGCGGCCCACGGTGCCCCGGACGCTGACCCCGCGTCCAGGGGCCACAGTGCTGCGATGAGCGGCCCCGAGCCCGGCGGCCCGTACCCCAACACCTGGCATCATCGCCTGGTGCAGAGGAGCCTCGTGCTCTTCTCGGTTGGGGTGGTCCTAGCCCTGGTGCTCAACCTGCTGCAGATCCAGAGGAATGTCACTCTCTTCCCCGAGGAGGTGATCGCCACCATCTTTTCCTCCGCCTGGTGGGTCCCTCCCTGCTGCGGGACAGCAGCTG CTGTTGTTGGCCTACTGTACCCCTGTATCGACAGTCATCTCGGAGAACCCCACAAATTTAAGAGAGAATGGGCCAGTGTCATGCGCTGCATAGCAGTTTTTGTTGGCATTAACCACGCCAGTGCT AAATTGGATTTTGCCAATAATGTCCAGCTGTCCCTGACTTTAGCAGCCCTATCTTTGGGCCTTTGGTGGACATTTGATCGTTCCAGAAGTGGCCTTGGGCTGGGGATCACCATAGCTTTTCTAGCTACGCTGATCACGCAGTTTCTCGTGTATAATGGTGTCTATCA GTATACATCCCCAGATTTCCTCTATATTCGTTCTTGGCTCCCTTGTATATTTTTCTCAGGAGGTGTCACAGTGGGGAACATAGGACGACAGTTAGCTATG GGTGTTCCTGAAAAGCCCCATAGTGATTGA